A genomic window from Pantoea alhagi includes:
- a CDS encoding glutathione S-transferase family protein, with the protein MTLKIYTYPKSRSLRVLWTLEEMELPYQPVRVALKPGEPGIRSPHPQRKVPVLEDGSFFLAETQAICKFICTKYAGRVLYPVQPEEQAIIDQWLSFAITELEAPVWLTLKHKLLLPEPARVKAVAESAAADAQTALRLLSQARLDRWIAGENFTLADIFLAHNLAWAQAAGLTLSESLADYVKRCFSRPASLRAVEMNNR; encoded by the coding sequence ATGACGCTGAAAATCTACACCTATCCTAAAAGCCGCTCGCTGCGTGTGTTATGGACGCTGGAAGAAATGGAGCTCCCTTATCAGCCCGTCCGGGTCGCCCTGAAGCCGGGAGAGCCAGGAATAAGATCGCCTCATCCTCAGCGTAAAGTTCCGGTGCTGGAAGATGGCTCATTTTTTCTGGCTGAAACGCAGGCTATCTGTAAATTTATCTGCACGAAATATGCAGGACGCGTGCTCTATCCGGTGCAGCCGGAGGAGCAGGCGATCATCGATCAATGGTTAAGCTTTGCAATAACCGAGCTGGAAGCGCCCGTGTGGCTAACGTTAAAGCACAAGCTGCTGTTGCCTGAACCAGCGCGGGTAAAGGCCGTTGCCGAAAGCGCTGCGGCTGATGCTCAGACGGCGCTGCGCCTGCTGTCGCAGGCCCGTTTGGATCGCTGGATCGCCGGTGAAAACTTTACCCTGGCCGATATTTTCCTGGCGCATAATCTTGCCTGGGCGCAGGCGGCTGGCCTGACGCTTAGCGAATCGTTAGCAGATTATGTAAAGCGCTGTTTTTCCCGTCCCGCCAGCCTTCGGGCAGTAGAAATGAATAATCGTTAG